The Actinomycetota bacterium genomic sequence CGCGGCCTGGTCCATCGGCATCGCCGGAACCATCGGAGCGATATTCAGCTCGTCGAGCAGGCGGCCGTCGCACGGCATGCAGACGAGTCCGCGTGCGTGGGTGGCCATGAAGTTGATGTGGCCGGCGGTCACATGGGCGGCGGCCACCATCACGTCGCCCTCGTTCTCCCGGTCCTCGGCGTCGACGATCAGGACCATCTCCCCGCGCGCGACCCGTGCCGCGGCCTCGTCGATACCCACGAAGCTCATCGCGGTCGCTCCGGTAGCTCCACCACCATGCGGCACCCCTTCGGTCGCCGGTTGTCGGCGTGTATCCGCCCACCGTGCAGGTCGACTATCCACCGGGCGATCGACAGCCCCAGGCCGCTGCCTCCGTCGCTGGCGGCGCGCGCGGCGTCGGCCCGGTAGAAGCGCTCGAACACCCTCTCCATGTCGTCCGGCGCGATCCCCGGACCCTGGTCGTTCACCTCGATGCGCACGTGACCGTTCTCCCGGACGGCGGCCACGTCCACGCGGCCCCCGGGCGGCGAGTGGCGGACGGCGTTCTCGAGCAGGTTGGCCACCACCTGGTGGACGCGCTCCGGGTCCCCGTACGCCTCGAGCGCGGGCGGCCGGACGTCCACCGCCACCTCGACGGGCTCGGACCCCAGCCGCACCTCGTCGGCGGCCTGCTGCAGGAGGGGACCGACCCCGAACCGGACGGGCTGGAGCGGGACCGCGCCCGACTCGAGCCTGGACAGGTCCAGCAGCTGGGAGACGAGCCGTCCGAGGCGCTGGACCTGGGCGAGCATCGTGCGGAAGGTGTCCGGATCGGGCTCGGACACCCCGTCCAGCAGGTTCTCGAGCACCGCCTGGAGCGCGGAGATGGGGGTCCGGAGCTCGTGGCTCACGTTGGCCACCAGGTCTCGGCGGACCCTGTCCACCTCTCCGAGCTCCGCCGCCATCTGGTTGAACGCCCGAGCCAGCTCTCCCACCTCGTCCCGGGAGGACGCGGTGACCCGCCGCCCGTAGTCGCCTCGGGCCATCGCCCTGGCCGCCACCGCCATCTCCCCGAGCGGCGACGTCATCCCGCGGGCGAGCACCTGGACCATCACCAGCGCCAGCACCCCCGCCAGGGCGACGGTCAGGTAGGGCCAGAGGCGCAGCTTCACGCCCACCGCGATCACGAAGGTGGACATCCCGACCGCCGCGACGATGATCGCGCCGAGCTTCAGCTTGATCGAGGGGAGCCGGTCGAGCGGCCTCACCGCTCCTCCTCGAGGGCGTATCCGACCCCGTGCACCGTGCGGACCAGACCGTCGCCTATCTTGCGGCGAAGCGACCTGACGTGGGAGTCGACGGTGCGGGCACCGGAAGCGTCGCGGTACCCCCACACCTCGCGCAGGAGGCGCTCCCGGGTGAACACCTCGCCCGGACGGCTGGCCAGCTTGGCCAGCAGGTCGAACTCGGTGGGGGTGAGGTGGACCTCGTCGTCTCCCACCCTCACCCGCCGCGAGGCCGTATCGATGCTGAGCGGGCCGAGCTCGAGGGAGGCCTGGGGGTCCGGGACTCGTTCGGACCGTCTAAGGAGCGCATGGACCCTGGCCACGAGCTCCCGCGGGGAGAACGGCTTCGTCATGTAATCGTCGGCACCGACCCGCAGGCCGACCACGAGGTCGTCCTCCGAGCCCTTCGCGGTGAGCATCAGGACGGGCGTCGGTCGCTTCGACTGGATACGACGGCACACCTCGAGGCCGTCCATCCCGGGGAGCATCAGGTCGAGGACGACGAGGTCGGGCTCCAGACGGTCGCAGAGGTCCACGCCCGCCGGACCCGTCCCGGCCACGTCCACCCGGAACCCCTCGGAGCGCAGCCTGGCGGCCACGGCGTTGGCGATGGGGGCCTCGTCCTCGACGACGACGATCGTGGGCGACCGCATGGGGCAAGCGTATGCCGAGCCCCGTGCAGAAGTCCCCGTCGCCGTGTGGAGGTTGTGTGCAGGGAGCGCTAGCTGGCGCGCTCGCTGAGCCCGTCGAGCTCGCGCGTCGCGGCCAGCAGCTTCAGCGCCTTCGACTCGATCTTGCGGACGCTCTCCCGGCTGATGCCGAACCGCTTGCCGATCTCGTCCAGGGTCGTAGGCTCGCCCCCGTCGATCCCGTACCGCAGGCGGATCACCTCCTGCTCCCGGGCCGGAAGCTGGGCGAGGGCCTTCCGGAGGCTCGCGGTCTCGAGCGCGATATGGACCTCCTCGGTGGTGTCATCCCCCTCGACGGACAGCATGTCCCCGAACGACTGCTCGCTGTCCGGCTTCACCGGGCGGTCGAGGCTCGTGACGACGCGGGAGGCCGCGCGCACCTGCTCGAGGTCGGCCAGGCTGAGACCCGCCTCCGCCGCGATCTCCTCGTCGGTGGGCTCCCGGTCGAACTTCACCGCGAGCTCCCGCTCGGCGCGGGCGAGCTTCGCCTCCCGCTCCATGAGGTGAGACGGGATCCGGATCGTCCGGGACTGGTTCTGGACGGCGCGGCCGATCGCCTGGCGGATCCACCAGGTGGCGTAGGTGGAGAACTTGAACCCCTTGCGCCACTCGAACTTCTCGACGGCGCGGATGAGCCCCAGGATCCCCTCCTGGATCAGGTCCAGCAGCGGCATCCCCGAGTGCTGGTACCGCTTGGCGATGGAGACGACGAGGCGCAGGTTCGAGTTGACCATGCGGTGCTTGGCCTCCTCGTCGCCCTCCTCGATCCGCTTGGCGAGTTCGACCTCCTCCTCCGCGGTGAGCAGGGGGAACCGACCGATCTCGTTCAGGAACATCCTGATCGTGTCGGTGGTGTAGTCGGACAGCTCACCGTTGCGGTAGCGGTCGGTCGTCACGCGGTCGTTGCCGCAGTCGTCGCGCAGTTGGATCCCTTTCCTCTCGAGCTCTTCGTAGACGGTCTGGACGTCGTCGGGGCCGAGGTCGCTCTCCGCGATCGCTGCCGACACCTCGGACAGCTCCACACACGGTTTCCCGGTGCTCGTGACCCGGCCGATCAGTGCCTCGATGGCCTCTCCTTTGGAAACGTCGGCACCCCGACCGTTTGTTCCCAAGTCCTCGATCTCCTCGTCTCCCGGGCCGCGCTCGACCCTCGTGACGTCCCTTCCCCCCGGTCGGGGAGGGCCCAAACGTGGATCGGTGGGTTCGCGTTTGTGTCGGGCGCGCGCGGGGGTATCGGAAGAGCGAGATGCCTGAGGTGATCGATCGGGAGACGGTCCGGGCCCTCATGCAGCACGGGGCCCAGGTGGTCGAGGTGCTCGACCGGCACCAACCCGATGGGGTCCACCTCCGGAGCGCAGCGGGAGCCCCCCCTCGCCAGCTCCGGCCGGAGCCGGACGACCGTGGCGTGGTCGTCTACTGCTTCGATCACGAGTGAGCTCCCAGCCCGTCGGATGACGGCGTTCGGGTACCACCTGTCCGCTGAGGAGCACCCTCCGGACGTCTTGGTCCGCAACGCCGTGCGGGCCGAGGAGGCGGGGTTCGACTTCGTCACCGTGTCCGACCACTTCCACCCGTGGGTGCCGTGGCAGGGCGAGAGCCCCTTCGTCTGGTCGGTGGTGGGCGCGCTCGCGCACGCGACGGAGCGCGTGTCGGTCGTGACCGCCGTCACCTGTCCGACGATGCGCATCCACCCGGCGATCGTGGCCCAGGCGGCCGCGACCAGCGCCTGCATGCTCCCCGGTCGGTTCGTCCTGGGGCTCGGCTCGGGTGAGAACCTCAACGAGCACGTCCTCGGGCTGCGCTGGCCCTCGCCGCCAGAGCGGCTCGAGATGCTCGAGGAGGCCATCGAGGTCATCCGGTCCCTGTGGGAGGGCGGGACGAAGAGCCACCGGGGGCGCCACTACACCGTGGAGAACGCCCGCATCTACACCCTCCCCGAGCGGTCGCCTCCCATAGCCGTTGCCGCCGCCGGCAAGGTCTCCGCCCGCCTGGCCGGCCGCCTCGGAGACGCCCTCGTGGGCGTCTCCTCGTCGTCGGCGACCGTGGACGTCTTCCGGGAGGCGGGCGGGGCCGGGAAACCCGCGTACGGGAAGCTCGACGTATGCGTGGCCCCCACGGCCGAGGAAGCCGTCCGGACGGCCCACCGCTGGTGGCCGAACTCCCGCTTCCCCGGGCAGACCGCCGTGGACGTCGCGCTCCCCGAGCACTTCGCGGGCCTGGCCGAGATGGTCACCCCGGACATGGTCACGGAGGCGGTGGTGTGCGGTCCGGACCCGGACCGCATCGCCGACCGGGTGCGCGAGTACCGGGACGGCGGGTACGACCACGTCGTCCTGCACCAGGTCGGTCCGGACCAGGACGCCTTCTTCCGCGCCTGGGAGGACGGCCTCAGGTCGGCTGTGTCGCGCGCTGCAGGTTGATGGCCGCCCCGATCAGCCCGACGTGGCTGAACGCCTGGGGGAAGTTGCCGAGCAGCTCGCCCGTCTCGGACACCTCCTCCGAGAGCAGCCCTACGTCGTTCGCGTACCCGCATAGCCGCTCGAACAGCTCGCGGGCCTCATCGACCCGCCCGAGCATCGCCAGGTTGTCGACGAGCCAGAACGAGCAGATCACGAACGACCCCTCCTCGCCTTCCAACCCGTCGTCCGTGCGGTAGCGGTGCACGAGCCCGTCCTGGGTCAGGCGGGCGATCACGTCCTCCACCGTCGCTTCCACCCGCGGGTCGTCCGGCGGTACGTACTTCACGAGGGGAGCGAGCAGGTTCGCGGCGTCCTGCTCGTCGCTCTCGTAGTCGCGGCGGAAGGCGCCCGAGCCGGGGATGGTCGCGTTCTCGTCGATCGAGGTCCGGATCCGCTCGCTCAGCTCCGACCAACGGTCGATGGGCGCGTCCAGCCCGAGGTCCCGGGCGAGCTTGATCGCCCGGTCCACCGCCACCCAGCAGAAGATCTTGGAGCTCGTGAAGTGCCGCTGCCTGTCCCGCGGCTCCCAGATGCCCTCGTCGGGGGTGTCCCAGACCTCGTCCACGACCTCCACGGCCTCGACGATGAACTCCCAGAAGGGCTCGTCGATCCGTCCGCCGTTGCGGTGGTACAGCCACGCGGTGTCGAGGAGCTCTCCGTAGATGTCGTGCTGGACCTGGTCGGCCGCCGCGTTGCCCATCCTCACGGGAGCCGAGCGCCGGTACCCCTCCAGCCAGTCCAGCTCGACCTCGTGCAGGAACCTCTCGCCGCCCACCCCGTACAGGGGCTGGAGGTCGTCGGCGCGCCCGGCGGACGTCCGCTCCAGCCAGGCCATGAACTGCTCGGCCTCGTCGGTGTAGCCGAGCGTGAACAGGGCGTAGAGGTTGAGGGCGGCGTCGCGCAGCCACGAGAAACGGTAGTCCCAGTTGCGGACCCCTCCGATCTCCTCCGGGAGCGAGGTGGTCGCCGCCGCGACGATGGCGCCGGTCCTGGCGTCGGTGAGGCCCTTCAGCACGAGCGCGCTGCGCAGCACCTCCTCGCGATAGGGCCCCTCGTACGTGCACCGCTGCGACCAGTCCGTCCAGTACCGGATCGTCGACCTGAGCGCATCCCCTGCCTCGTCCCGGCCCGGGTAGTGGGCTCCCGCGACGTGGGGGTCGTCGGCGGTCAGGACGAGGTAGGCGTCCTCCCCCTCCGCGAGCGTCGCGGTGGCCCGGCACCCGTTCAGGGCCTGGCGGTCCAGCGGGAGGTCCGAGGTGAGCGTCAGCCCGTCCGCACCCCCGTACACGAGCGCCCGGTGAGGGTCGTGCAGGACGAGCCGGGGGGTGGTCAGCCCGTAGTCGAAGCGGGGGGCGAACTCGATCGTCACCTCTACCGGGCCCCCCTCCGCGCGGAGGTGGCGCAGGAGCTGGTGGTGGCGCCTCACGCTGTCGATAGGCTCCCCGCCCGCCCCGATGGCCAGGCAGTCGGTCAGGACGAGCCGGCCCTCGCCGGTGTCGAAGGTGGTCTCGAGCACGTTCGTCCCGGGCAGGTACCGCCGGGTGGAGGAGTGATCCCCCGCTGGGGACACGCGGAAGTGCCCGCCCTTCTCCCAGTCGAGCAGGCGCGCGAAGACGGGACGGGAGTCGAAGCGGTGGAAGCAGCACCAGTCGACGGACCCGGCCCGGGAGACGAGCGCCGCGCCGTGACAGTCGCTCAGCATCGCGTAGTCGGAGATCGGCGGGTACGGCATGCCCCCCTTTACCCGCGATGGGCCTCTCAAACCTGTGGGAGCCCGGTGGCGACCATGAAGCGCCACCCGTCCCCCTCCTACCGGCTTCGTGGCACACGGTTGGCGCCCCACGGGTCCCATGCGGCCACCAGATGCCACTCGCGTCCGACGAGAGCGGTCTCCCCCGCGCCGATGGCAGGTCATGGGCCGGGGGCCGAACCCGGCCCCCGGGACCACTATCGCCG encodes the following:
- a CDS encoding ATP-binding protein, which produces MRPLDRLPSIKLKLGAIIVAAVGMSTFVIAVGVKLRLWPYLTVALAGVLALVMVQVLARGMTSPLGEMAVAARAMARGDYGRRVTASSRDEVGELARAFNQMAAELGEVDRVRRDLVANVSHELRTPISALQAVLENLLDGVSEPDPDTFRTMLAQVQRLGRLVSQLLDLSRLESGAVPLQPVRFGVGPLLQQAADEVRLGSEPVEVAVDVRPPALEAYGDPERVHQVVANLLENAVRHSPPGGRVDVAAVRENGHVRIEVNDQGPGIAPDDMERVFERFYRADAARAASDGGSGLGLSIARWIVDLHGGRIHADNRRPKGCRMVVELPERPR
- a CDS encoding response regulator transcription factor; translation: MRSPTIVVVEDEAPIANAVAARLRSEGFRVDVAGTGPAGVDLCDRLEPDLVVLDLMLPGMDGLEVCRRIQSKRPTPVLMLTAKGSEDDLVVGLRVGADDYMTKPFSPRELVARVHALLRRSERVPDPQASLELGPLSIDTASRRVRVGDDEVHLTPTEFDLLAKLASRPGEVFTRERLLREVWGYRDASGARTVDSHVRSLRRKIGDGLVRTVHGVGYALEEER
- a CDS encoding sigma-70 family RNA polymerase sigma factor; the encoded protein is MSAAIAESDLGPDDVQTVYEELERKGIQLRDDCGNDRVTTDRYRNGELSDYTTDTIRMFLNEIGRFPLLTAEEEVELAKRIEEGDEEAKHRMVNSNLRLVVSIAKRYQHSGMPLLDLIQEGILGLIRAVEKFEWRKGFKFSTYATWWIRQAIGRAVQNQSRTIRIPSHLMEREAKLARAERELAVKFDREPTDEEIAAEAGLSLADLEQVRAASRVVTSLDRPVKPDSEQSFGDMLSVEGDDTTEEVHIALETASLRKALAQLPAREQEVIRLRYGIDGGEPTTLDEIGKRFGISRESVRKIESKALKLLAATRELDGLSERAS
- a CDS encoding TIGR03557 family F420-dependent LLM class oxidoreductase; amino-acid sequence: MTAFGYHLSAEEHPPDVLVRNAVRAEEAGFDFVTVSDHFHPWVPWQGESPFVWSVVGALAHATERVSVVTAVTCPTMRIHPAIVAQAAATSACMLPGRFVLGLGSGENLNEHVLGLRWPSPPERLEMLEEAIEVIRSLWEGGTKSHRGRHYTVENARIYTLPERSPPIAVAAAGKVSARLAGRLGDALVGVSSSSATVDVFREAGGAGKPAYGKLDVCVAPTAEEAVRTAHRWWPNSRFPGQTAVDVALPEHFAGLAEMVTPDMVTEAVVCGPDPDRIADRVREYRDGGYDHVVLHQVGPDQDAFFRAWEDGLRSAVSRAAG
- a CDS encoding glycoside hydrolase family 15 protein → MPYPPISDYAMLSDCHGAALVSRAGSVDWCCFHRFDSRPVFARLLDWEKGGHFRVSPAGDHSSTRRYLPGTNVLETTFDTGEGRLVLTDCLAIGAGGEPIDSVRRHHQLLRHLRAEGGPVEVTIEFAPRFDYGLTTPRLVLHDPHRALVYGGADGLTLTSDLPLDRQALNGCRATATLAEGEDAYLVLTADDPHVAGAHYPGRDEAGDALRSTIRYWTDWSQRCTYEGPYREEVLRSALVLKGLTDARTGAIVAAATTSLPEEIGGVRNWDYRFSWLRDAALNLYALFTLGYTDEAEQFMAWLERTSAGRADDLQPLYGVGGERFLHEVELDWLEGYRRSAPVRMGNAAADQVQHDIYGELLDTAWLYHRNGGRIDEPFWEFIVEAVEVVDEVWDTPDEGIWEPRDRQRHFTSSKIFCWVAVDRAIKLARDLGLDAPIDRWSELSERIRTSIDENATIPGSGAFRRDYESDEQDAANLLAPLVKYVPPDDPRVEATVEDVIARLTQDGLVHRYRTDDGLEGEEGSFVICSFWLVDNLAMLGRVDEARELFERLCGYANDVGLLSEEVSETGELLGNFPQAFSHVGLIGAAINLQRATQPT